One genomic window of Sphingobacterium oryzagri includes the following:
- a CDS encoding sialidase family protein — MMKIIFSCLLLLSLSTVEAQENLRVKKTEFLFQEGAFFAQCHASTIEEAADGTMLASWFAGSHEGSNDVVVWGATLVNGRWTDPVVWADGKQADGTQQPCWNPVLFRSPAHNTLYLYYKVGPNPRAWWGMVKTSDDNGKTWSKAKALPKGILGPIKNKPIALADGTVLAPSSVELSEDRWVAHVERSEDGQKSWETFPIDHASALNVIQPSIVQHPDGRLQVLCRSKEGVVATAWSTDAGKSWSALAKTDLINPNSGTDAIRVGDHFLIVYNPALPGKDWWEGRAKLRLATSTDGLHWTDVLSLEDQDKGEFSYPTIMQDSKGDVHIVYTYDRKNIKHVVLGE; from the coding sequence ATGATGAAGATTATATTTTCATGCTTGCTTTTGCTTAGTCTGTCTACGGTGGAAGCGCAAGAAAATTTACGGGTGAAGAAGACGGAATTTCTCTTTCAGGAAGGTGCTTTTTTTGCGCAGTGCCACGCGTCGACCATCGAAGAAGCTGCGGATGGCACGATGCTGGCAAGTTGGTTTGCGGGCTCGCACGAAGGGAGCAATGACGTGGTGGTTTGGGGAGCAACATTAGTAAACGGTCGTTGGACAGATCCGGTGGTTTGGGCTGATGGAAAACAAGCTGATGGTACGCAGCAACCTTGCTGGAATCCTGTTCTTTTTCGCTCTCCAGCGCATAACACGCTTTACTTATATTACAAAGTTGGTCCGAATCCGCGCGCCTGGTGGGGAATGGTGAAAACATCCGACGATAACGGCAAAACCTGGTCAAAAGCTAAAGCACTGCCGAAAGGAATATTGGGGCCGATAAAGAATAAGCCAATCGCATTGGCGGACGGAACGGTACTTGCGCCATCCAGCGTTGAACTTAGTGAGGATCGTTGGGTAGCACACGTGGAACGTAGTGAAGATGGCCAAAAATCGTGGGAAACTTTCCCGATCGATCACGCTTCCGCATTAAATGTTATTCAGCCCAGTATTGTGCAGCATCCCGACGGCAGATTGCAAGTGCTGTGTCGCAGCAAAGAAGGTGTTGTTGCCACCGCTTGGTCTACCGATGCCGGCAAAAGTTGGTCGGCTTTAGCCAAAACGGATCTCATAAATCCTAATTCTGGTACAGATGCCATACGCGTTGGCGATCATTTCTTGATCGTTTACAATCCTGCTCTGCCAGGAAAAGACTGGTGGGAAGGCCGCGCAAAGCTTCGTTTAGCCACATCAACAGATGGCCTGCACTGGACGGACGTGCTTTCTTTAGAAGATCAAGATAAAGGTGAATTTAGTTACCCAACGATTATGCAAGACTCGAAAGGTGATGTGCATATTGTTTATACCTACGATCGAAAAAATATCAAACATGTGGTGCTTGGGGAGTGA
- the pnp gene encoding polyribonucleotide nucleotidyltransferase translates to MSYNEKKVTIDLGNGLAPIELSTGKLAKQADGSVVLKQGDTMLLATVVSAREAKAGVDFLPLSVDYQEKYASTGRIPGGFLRREARLSDYEVLISRLVDRALRPLFPETYHADTQVMISLISADKDIMPDALAGLAASAALAVSDIPFNGPISEVRVAKVDGQLVINPTLSALENATLEYIVAGSAQDIVMVEGESKEISEADMVEAIAFAHDAIKKQVAAQVELANLVGSSVKREFNHEPSNLELREAAFAATYDQVYAVAKSGSTKHERTEKFAEIGAAFFETLGEELDEETKFLAKKYYHDVQYDAVRNLVLNEGIRLDGRDARKVRPIWSEIDYLPAAHGSAVFTRGETQSLTSVTLGAKDDEQMIDGAFIHGYNKFILHYNFPAFSTGEVRPNRGPGRREVGHGNLAMRSLKQVLPEGNENPYTIRVVSDILESNGSSSMATVCAGTLALLDAGVKLKAPVSGIAMGLITDENSGKYAILSDILGDEDHLGDMDFKVTGTENGIVACQMDLKINGLKWEVLTQALDQAKEARLHILNEMKKTIAAPREDYKPHAPRIISITIDKEFIGAIIGPGGKIIQEMQRETGSTISIEEIDGKGIVQIFADNKAAIDAAVSRIRAIVAKPEIGEIYEGKVKSIMPFGAFVEIMPGKDGLLHISEIDWTRLENMDGVFKEGDVVSVKLLDIDKQGKMKLSRKVLLPRPPREDKPKQEQKPANDAPNA, encoded by the coding sequence ATGAGTTATAACGAAAAAAAAGTTACGATCGACTTAGGCAATGGATTAGCCCCGATCGAGTTATCTACAGGAAAATTAGCTAAACAAGCTGATGGATCAGTCGTATTAAAACAAGGTGATACGATGTTGTTAGCAACCGTTGTTTCAGCCCGTGAAGCAAAGGCTGGTGTTGATTTTCTTCCGCTATCCGTAGATTATCAGGAGAAATATGCGTCAACAGGACGTATCCCAGGCGGGTTTCTTCGCCGTGAAGCAAGACTATCAGACTATGAGGTTTTGATTTCTCGTTTAGTTGATAGAGCGCTACGCCCATTATTCCCAGAAACCTATCACGCAGATACACAAGTGATGATTTCCTTGATTTCTGCCGATAAAGATATTATGCCTGATGCATTAGCTGGTTTGGCAGCATCGGCAGCATTAGCTGTTTCAGATATTCCGTTCAACGGTCCGATATCGGAAGTTCGCGTAGCAAAAGTTGACGGACAATTGGTTATCAACCCAACATTGTCTGCATTGGAAAATGCGACGTTAGAATATATCGTAGCTGGATCTGCGCAAGATATCGTCATGGTAGAAGGTGAATCTAAAGAGATTTCGGAAGCCGATATGGTAGAAGCAATTGCTTTTGCACATGATGCGATTAAAAAACAAGTGGCAGCACAAGTGGAGCTTGCTAACTTGGTAGGTTCTTCAGTAAAGCGTGAGTTTAATCACGAGCCTTCCAATTTAGAATTACGTGAAGCAGCTTTTGCAGCAACATACGATCAAGTATATGCCGTTGCAAAATCTGGATCTACAAAACACGAGCGTACAGAGAAATTTGCGGAAATAGGCGCTGCTTTCTTTGAAACGTTAGGCGAAGAGCTTGATGAGGAAACAAAATTCTTAGCTAAAAAATATTACCACGATGTACAATACGATGCGGTGCGTAACTTGGTGCTCAACGAAGGTATTCGTTTAGACGGTCGTGATGCGCGTAAAGTGCGCCCGATTTGGTCTGAAATTGATTATTTGCCTGCTGCGCACGGTTCTGCGGTATTTACACGTGGAGAAACGCAATCGTTAACATCGGTTACCTTAGGTGCGAAAGATGATGAGCAAATGATTGATGGTGCCTTTATTCACGGTTACAACAAATTCATTTTACATTATAATTTCCCGGCGTTTTCAACGGGTGAAGTTAGACCAAACCGTGGTCCAGGTCGTCGCGAGGTAGGACATGGTAACTTAGCTATGCGTTCGTTGAAACAAGTGCTTCCAGAAGGAAACGAAAATCCATACACCATTCGTGTCGTATCGGATATTTTGGAATCTAACGGTTCATCTTCTATGGCTACGGTTTGTGCCGGTACGCTTGCATTGCTAGATGCTGGTGTTAAGTTAAAAGCGCCGGTATCGGGTATCGCAATGGGTTTGATTACCGATGAAAACAGCGGTAAATATGCTATTCTTTCGGATATTTTAGGTGATGAAGATCACTTGGGTGATATGGACTTTAAAGTAACGGGAACCGAAAATGGTATCGTTGCTTGTCAGATGGACTTAAAGATCAATGGCTTGAAATGGGAAGTGTTGACACAAGCCCTGGATCAAGCTAAAGAAGCGCGTTTGCATATCTTGAACGAGATGAAGAAAACGATTGCTGCACCTCGTGAAGATTACAAACCACATGCACCACGCATCATCTCGATCACCATCGATAAAGAATTTATCGGTGCAATTATCGGACCTGGTGGTAAAATCATCCAAGAGATGCAACGCGAAACCGGATCGACAATTTCGATTGAAGAGATTGACGGTAAAGGTATCGTACAGATTTTCGCCGATAACAAAGCGGCTATTGATGCAGCGGTTTCACGTATCAGAGCGATTGTTGCAAAACCTGAAATTGGAGAGATCTATGAAGGAAAAGTAAAATCAATCATGCCTTTCGGTGCTTTCGTTGAGATTATGCCAGGCAAAGATGGTTTATTGCACATTTCCGAAATCGATTGGACCCGTCTGGAAAACATGGATGGCGTATTCAAAGAAGGCGATGTAGTGAGTGTGAAACTGTTGGATATCGACAAGCAAGGTAAAATGAAACTTTCTCGTAAAGTATTGTTGCCTCGTCCGCCGCGTGAAGACAAGCCAAAACAAGAACAAAAACCCGCAAACGACGCGCCTAACGCGTAA
- the rpsO gene encoding 30S ribosomal protein S15: MYLSKEYKADIFAEFAGAADNTGSAEGQVALFTKRIAHLTEHLKKNRKDFNTQRSLQMLVGKRRSLLAYLYKKDINRYRAIIKALGLRDIIK; the protein is encoded by the coding sequence ATGTATTTAAGTAAAGAGTACAAAGCTGATATCTTTGCAGAATTTGCAGGTGCAGCAGACAACACTGGTTCTGCAGAAGGACAAGTAGCTTTATTCACGAAGAGAATTGCTCACTTAACAGAGCATTTGAAAAAAAACAGAAAAGATTTTAACACACAACGTTCGCTACAAATGTTAGTAGGTAAACGTCGTTCATTATTAGCTTACCTGTACAAAAAAGATATCAACCGTTACCGTGCTATCATCAAAGCATTAGGTTTACGTGATATCATCAAATAA
- a CDS encoding DUF493 domain-containing protein, which yields MTDFNNINIQDLPNNEGNNANDFYDNFRVKLNTVEQFPSLYTFKFIVKADQEKLDEVKAIFTHPSTKFAEKESSGGKYKSITVETFVSHAEDVIDYYKKVSKIESVIML from the coding sequence ATGACTGATTTTAATAACATAAACATTCAGGACCTGCCGAATAACGAAGGCAACAACGCTAATGATTTCTACGACAACTTTCGTGTAAAGCTGAATACAGTAGAACAGTTCCCAAGTTTGTATACGTTCAAATTTATCGTAAAAGCTGACCAGGAAAAGCTAGATGAGGTGAAAGCGATTTTCACGCATCCCAGTACGAAATTTGCAGAAAAAGAATCTTCCGGTGGAAAGTACAAATCGATTACGGTAGAAACGTTTGTCAGCCATGCTGAAGACGTGATTGATTACTATAAAAAAGTATCAAAAATAGAGTCGGTTATCATGCTGTAA
- a CDS encoding alpha-L-fucosidase codes for MVLSLTAGAAFPQAHNVSSGYQKPTDPQVIENLEQWQDMKFGLFMHWGTYSQWGIVESWSLCPEDEGWTQRKPEHGATYNEYVKNYENLQKTFNPTAFNPEKWADAAKGAGMKYVVFTTKHHDGFAMFDTKESDYKITSPKSPFSTHPKADVTKAIFSSFRNNGFKIGAYFSKPDWHTEYYWWPYFPPKDRNVNYDPEKYPERWEKYKQFTFNQINELTSNYGKVDILWLDGGWVRPFKTIDPSVEWQRTIKVEQDIDMDRIGTMARKNQPGIIVVDRTVPGNWENYVTPEQAIPEHPLDIPWESCITMGDSFSYVPNDNYKPTKKIVETLVQIISRGGNYLLNIAPGPNGDFDQAAYDRLAELSAWMDINSSAVFATRAVAPYHEGAYYYTKSKDAKVLNVFHLSEGEQYQAPATFEFTVPAGFIPKQVRVLGYKGKVKWNKKGDKIQVQKPKGSLNYATVIQLDTK; via the coding sequence GTGGTTTTATCGCTCACAGCAGGCGCCGCTTTTCCACAGGCTCACAATGTCTCTTCGGGTTACCAAAAACCTACCGATCCGCAGGTGATCGAAAATCTTGAGCAATGGCAGGATATGAAATTTGGACTTTTTATGCACTGGGGCACGTACAGCCAATGGGGCATTGTAGAAAGCTGGAGCCTTTGTCCGGAAGATGAAGGGTGGACACAGCGAAAGCCAGAACATGGAGCTACCTACAACGAATATGTGAAGAACTATGAAAATCTTCAAAAAACATTCAATCCGACAGCCTTTAATCCAGAGAAATGGGCCGATGCAGCAAAAGGCGCAGGCATGAAGTATGTGGTATTTACAACCAAGCATCACGACGGTTTTGCCATGTTTGATACGAAAGAATCTGATTATAAAATTACTTCACCAAAATCGCCTTTCTCGACACACCCAAAAGCAGACGTGACGAAAGCGATATTCAGCAGTTTTCGCAACAACGGTTTCAAAATTGGCGCCTATTTTTCTAAGCCCGACTGGCATACAGAATATTACTGGTGGCCTTATTTTCCACCGAAAGATAGAAACGTAAATTACGATCCAGAAAAATATCCGGAACGCTGGGAAAAATACAAGCAATTTACCTTTAACCAAATCAATGAATTAACGTCAAACTATGGCAAGGTCGATATTCTTTGGTTGGATGGCGGCTGGGTTCGCCCGTTCAAAACAATTGATCCGTCTGTAGAGTGGCAACGCACGATTAAGGTAGAGCAAGATATCGATATGGATCGCATCGGTACGATGGCACGCAAAAATCAACCTGGTATTATTGTTGTCGATCGCACCGTTCCCGGCAATTGGGAGAACTACGTAACGCCGGAGCAAGCTATTCCAGAGCATCCGTTGGATATTCCTTGGGAAAGTTGTATCACGATGGGTGATTCGTTTTCGTATGTGCCCAATGATAATTATAAACCGACGAAGAAGATTGTAGAAACTTTAGTGCAAATTATTTCTCGCGGAGGTAACTATTTGTTGAATATTGCGCCCGGTCCAAATGGTGACTTCGATCAGGCGGCTTATGATCGTCTAGCGGAGCTTTCAGCCTGGATGGACATCAATAGCAGTGCCGTTTTCGCGACGAGAGCGGTGGCTCCTTACCACGAAGGCGCTTACTATTATACCAAAAGCAAAGACGCAAAAGTGTTAAATGTATTTCATCTTTCGGAAGGTGAACAATATCAAGCGCCAGCAACGTTCGAATTTACTGTTCCAGCCGGTTTCATACCGAAGCAAGTGCGCGTGCTTGGTTATAAAGGAAAAGTAAAGTGGAATAAAAAAGGCGATAAAATACAGGTGCAAAAGCCTAAAGGAAGTTTAAACTACGCAACCGTTATACAGTTGGATACCAAATAA
- a CDS encoding LacI family DNA-binding transcriptional regulator — protein sequence MKKRVLISDIAKALGISVTTVSFILNDKAKEKRISEALTKRVLDYVKKVGYKPNQLAKSLRTGQTKILGLLVEDIANPFFSNVAKHIERRAYEAGYHIIYCSMDNDESKAKELIQLFIDRQVDGFIITPSEGLEETISHIKQSNIPLVLFDRFVPSVYTNYVVSDNKHGSYEATKHLLEGQNKRIGLISLYSNQTQMRDRLDGYMEAMDEFRMQSFIKKLHMETPDEEAKDQINEFVVDNKLDAVLFATNYLAVKGLKALKSCKVALPKMVAFDEHTLFKLHDPSITVVSQDIEQLTRELIHTLIAEIEGKLKEPRQLTIPCELIIRESSISL from the coding sequence ATGAAAAAAAGAGTGTTGATCAGCGATATTGCGAAGGCTTTGGGTATATCGGTCACGACTGTTTCGTTTATTTTGAACGATAAGGCAAAAGAAAAAAGAATCAGTGAGGCCTTAACTAAGCGTGTATTGGATTACGTTAAAAAGGTTGGTTACAAACCTAATCAACTGGCTAAAAGCTTGCGCACCGGACAAACCAAAATTTTGGGACTCCTGGTGGAAGATATCGCCAATCCTTTCTTTTCCAATGTTGCTAAACACATCGAAAGACGCGCATATGAAGCGGGTTATCATATTATTTACTGTAGTATGGATAACGATGAAAGCAAAGCGAAAGAGTTGATTCAGCTTTTTATCGATCGTCAGGTTGACGGCTTTATCATTACGCCTTCCGAAGGATTAGAAGAAACTATTTCGCATATCAAACAAAGTAATATACCATTGGTGTTGTTCGATCGTTTTGTGCCTTCTGTTTATACCAATTATGTTGTTTCTGATAATAAACACGGGTCTTATGAGGCAACTAAGCACTTGTTGGAGGGGCAAAATAAGCGTATTGGTTTGATATCGCTTTATTCTAATCAAACGCAGATGCGCGATCGTCTTGATGGTTATATGGAGGCCATGGACGAGTTTCGGATGCAGTCATTTATCAAAAAGCTCCATATGGAAACGCCAGATGAAGAAGCAAAAGATCAGATCAATGAGTTTGTTGTCGATAATAAGCTGGATGCTGTGCTGTTTGCCACAAATTATCTAGCGGTCAAAGGATTGAAGGCGTTAAAGTCGTGCAAGGTGGCTTTGCCTAAAATGGTTGCGTTTGATGAGCATACACTATTCAAATTGCACGATCCTTCGATAACGGTGGTCTCACAAGATATCGAGCAATTAACGCGTGAACTTATACACACATTAATTGCCGAAATCGAAGGAAAATTAAAAGAGCCGCGTCAACTCACGATACCTTGTGAGCTGATTATCCGCGAATCGTCTATTTCTTTGTAG
- a CDS encoding SusD/RagB family nutrient-binding outer membrane lipoprotein, with the protein MKKQIIYIAVLLLTLTVSSCKNQLDDAFQNPDASTQQSIPGFFADLLNNDRVRPSYWHYRTFILLHASVYTQTASFGPSNTMYQQSDGYANDYWRDFYAPGVLGIYRAMEVAYNGMDDSEKAANEVFMQAARVVLYDEAAKLVDNFGDIPFAEAGSLPSSSVIQLGKFDDQIELYNTFIDGLEEAATFFASATQNENFSKADILNSGNIGKWQRYANSLRLRLLMRTSNYNEATASAAVMEMLNNPANYPLVDGDNQANYSPLTSDILLRPLTTYTGSLRDALLEGANYYATDVMLNDIMLPANDPRIPVFYDKFGQTVNNVFIPNTEYKAMPIEYTTAQFETEFSKFSILDSATFFDNPALPGIVMTASEVNFLKAEAFQRWGNTAAAQTAYNAALRQSVSFYYYLNNLNATGIKTEVKPADEVINTFVNTSTVSFTGSSSNKLAQIYTQKWIHFGFLQAQQAWAEYRRTGFPQLTFQTANLASSANPPARLTYPSNEITYNNVNYQAVKDKDTRDTKIFWDVN; encoded by the coding sequence ATGAAAAAGCAAATTATATATATAGCGGTATTGCTGTTAACATTAACTGTTAGCTCTTGCAAGAACCAACTCGATGATGCATTTCAAAATCCGGATGCTTCCACGCAACAAAGTATACCCGGTTTCTTCGCCGATCTTTTAAATAATGATCGTGTAAGACCGTCGTATTGGCATTATCGTACGTTTATTTTATTACATGCATCGGTATATACACAAACAGCTTCGTTTGGTCCGTCAAATACCATGTACCAACAGAGCGATGGATATGCGAACGATTACTGGAGAGATTTTTACGCGCCTGGTGTATTGGGAATCTACCGTGCTATGGAAGTTGCATACAACGGGATGGATGATAGTGAGAAAGCGGCCAATGAGGTATTCATGCAGGCAGCTCGCGTCGTTCTTTACGATGAAGCGGCTAAATTGGTGGATAATTTTGGTGATATTCCGTTTGCCGAAGCAGGAAGTTTGCCAAGCTCCAGTGTGATTCAGCTCGGTAAGTTTGATGATCAGATCGAACTTTACAACACGTTTATCGATGGTTTGGAAGAAGCGGCTACATTTTTCGCATCTGCTACGCAAAATGAGAACTTCTCTAAGGCCGATATTTTAAATAGCGGCAATATCGGCAAATGGCAGCGTTACGCCAATTCATTACGGTTACGTTTGCTTATGCGGACGTCCAACTACAATGAAGCAACAGCTTCTGCGGCAGTTATGGAAATGTTAAACAATCCGGCAAACTATCCGTTGGTAGATGGTGATAACCAGGCAAATTACTCGCCATTGACTAGCGATATTTTGCTTCGCCCATTGACCACATATACAGGTTCTTTGCGCGATGCGTTATTGGAAGGTGCAAATTATTATGCGACAGATGTGATGTTAAATGACATTATGCTGCCTGCGAATGACCCGCGTATTCCGGTTTTCTACGACAAATTCGGTCAAACAGTAAACAACGTTTTTATCCCGAATACGGAATATAAAGCTATGCCGATTGAATATACGACGGCACAATTTGAAACAGAATTTTCTAAATTTTCGATTTTGGATTCGGCTACATTCTTTGACAATCCAGCATTGCCTGGTATTGTGATGACAGCTTCTGAAGTAAACTTCCTGAAAGCAGAAGCATTTCAGCGATGGGGAAACACGGCTGCGGCACAAACGGCTTACAATGCCGCTCTGCGCCAGTCTGTATCGTTTTATTATTACTTGAATAACTTAAATGCTACAGGTATCAAGACAGAAGTGAAGCCAGCAGATGAGGTTATCAACACTTTTGTAAACACTTCAACAGTAAGCTTTACAGGCTCTTCGTCTAATAAGCTAGCGCAAATCTATACGCAGAAATGGATACATTTCGGTTTTCTTCAAGCACAGCAAGCCTGGGCAGAATATAGAAGAACAGGTTTTCCGCAGTTGACGTTTCAAACAGCAAACCTGGCGAGCTCTGCAAATCCGCCAGCTAGACTTACTTATCCGTCAAATGAAATTACGTACAATAATGTCAATTACCAGGCGGTTAAGGATAAAGATACCCGCGATACGAAAATTTTCTGGGACGTAAATTAA
- a CDS encoding GH92 family glycosyl hydrolase — MLKKYIIGAGLLATAWSMHSAQAQQLTNQVNLLIGTGGHGHTYPGATVPFSMVQLSPDNGKGGWDWVSGYHISSDSIAGFSHMHLSGTGIGDWLDIAVMPMTAPVHQQLVDTRVKFSRTNEQATPGYYRVKLDNNITAELTSTERVGFHQYTFPAGTKKPTIRLDLDHTYNWDKPLETEIVVVNDSTLVGKRYSQGWANRQQVYFALRTSAPVKEYLLNGAVVTDAQKQTSIINDGKKGKAKAVNAQLVFAENSAVQVKVALSMTSEAKALAALNEIPNWNFTAVRNQAQQKWESELGKIKVESKDQNLKTIFYSALYHTAVAPTLYSDSDGEYKNYKGELHKMPNGEQRYTFFSLWDTFRALKPLFTITQPERYTAILNSLLAFHDENGLLPVWDLSTFETNTMTGYHAIPVLADAILKDWPGIDQERAYQAMRNSAFQDIREVPAYIEYGYVPQDVNGGSVTKTLEYAFDDYCIARVAQKLGKQDDVVLFTKRAKNYIHHFDPQTGFMRAKYKNGKFVEPFDPFYSEHDFDKSQYIEGNAWQHSFFVPHDVRGLAKLFPAKNGLSAMLDTLFTAPSHMTGENQSPDASGFIGQYAHGNEPSHHIAYMYAYIGEAWKTQEKIRHIVDSMYHNLPDGYAGNEDAGQMSAWAVWSMMGLYPASPVGGEYVFGSPSLDRASISMPSGKTFTIVANNNAKENVYIKSAKLNGKSYTKMYITHEDMLKGGELVFEMSDKPNKKFGKKKGSWPTSMEN, encoded by the coding sequence ATGCTAAAAAAATACATTATTGGCGCGGGACTTCTTGCTACTGCATGGAGCATGCACAGCGCGCAAGCACAACAACTCACTAATCAAGTTAATTTACTGATAGGCACAGGCGGACACGGACATACGTATCCCGGCGCCACCGTTCCTTTCTCGATGGTACAATTAAGTCCGGACAACGGTAAAGGCGGCTGGGATTGGGTAAGTGGTTATCACATTTCTTCAGATAGCATTGCTGGCTTTAGCCATATGCATTTAAGCGGAACGGGGATCGGCGACTGGCTCGATATTGCTGTGATGCCGATGACCGCGCCTGTACATCAACAGCTTGTAGATACGCGTGTGAAGTTTTCGCGCACGAATGAACAAGCAACGCCGGGCTATTACCGCGTAAAACTTGACAACAACATCACCGCCGAATTAACCAGCACCGAACGTGTCGGTTTTCACCAATATACATTTCCAGCGGGCACGAAGAAACCGACAATACGGCTTGACCTCGATCATACTTATAACTGGGATAAGCCTTTGGAAACCGAAATCGTTGTGGTTAATGATAGTACGCTAGTCGGCAAGCGCTATTCGCAAGGCTGGGCCAACCGCCAGCAGGTGTATTTTGCGCTACGCACATCTGCGCCCGTTAAAGAATATTTGCTGAATGGCGCTGTTGTGACCGACGCGCAAAAACAAACCAGCATCATTAACGATGGCAAAAAAGGAAAAGCAAAAGCTGTAAATGCACAGTTGGTCTTTGCGGAAAATAGTGCCGTGCAAGTTAAAGTGGCTCTGTCCATGACTAGTGAAGCCAAAGCGCTAGCCGCGCTGAATGAAATACCAAACTGGAATTTTACTGCGGTAAGAAATCAGGCGCAACAAAAATGGGAAAGCGAGTTGGGCAAAATCAAGGTAGAATCAAAAGACCAGAATTTGAAGACCATCTTCTATTCGGCACTTTACCATACCGCTGTCGCTCCTACCCTGTATTCTGACAGCGATGGCGAATACAAAAACTACAAAGGTGAATTGCATAAAATGCCTAACGGCGAACAGCGCTATACTTTTTTCTCGTTATGGGACACTTTCCGCGCACTAAAACCGCTTTTTACGATTACGCAGCCCGAGCGCTACACAGCGATCTTAAACAGCCTCTTAGCTTTTCACGATGAAAACGGCTTGTTGCCGGTATGGGATCTCAGCACATTCGAAACCAATACCATGACAGGCTACCACGCTATCCCGGTATTGGCCGACGCGATCTTAAAAGATTGGCCGGGCATCGACCAGGAGCGCGCCTACCAAGCCATGCGCAACAGCGCTTTCCAAGACATACGCGAAGTACCGGCTTATATCGAATATGGCTATGTGCCACAAGATGTTAATGGCGGAAGTGTGACCAAGACGCTAGAATATGCGTTTGACGATTACTGCATCGCGCGTGTAGCGCAAAAATTGGGCAAGCAAGATGATGTTGTCCTTTTCACCAAACGGGCTAAAAATTACATCCATCATTTTGATCCGCAAACGGGCTTTATGCGCGCCAAATATAAAAACGGAAAGTTTGTCGAGCCGTTTGACCCGTTTTATTCCGAGCATGATTTTGATAAAAGCCAGTATATTGAAGGCAACGCTTGGCAACACTCGTTTTTCGTGCCGCATGATGTGCGCGGGTTGGCGAAATTATTTCCGGCAAAAAACGGACTAAGCGCCATGTTGGACACCTTATTTACAGCGCCTTCGCATATGACGGGCGAAAACCAATCGCCAGATGCTAGTGGATTTATCGGTCAGTATGCGCACGGCAATGAACCGAGTCACCACATTGCGTACATGTATGCTTACATCGGTGAAGCCTGGAAAACGCAGGAAAAAATTCGTCATATCGTAGACTCGATGTATCACAATCTTCCTGATGGCTATGCAGGCAATGAGGATGCCGGACAAATGAGCGCCTGGGCAGTGTGGTCGATGATGGGCCTTTACCCTGCTTCGCCTGTTGGCGGCGAGTATGTATTTGGCAGTCCAAGCCTGGATCGCGCAAGCATCAGCATGCCGAGCGGAAAAACATTTACCATCGTCGCGAACAACAATGCCAAAGAAAATGTGTACATCAAATCGGCAAAACTGAATGGTAAATCGTATACGAAGATGTACATCACACATGAAGACATGTTGAAGGGCGGCGAACTGGTTTTTGAGATGTCGGATAAGCCGAATAAGAAATTCGGAAAGAAAAAAGGCAGCTGGCCCACCTCTATGGAAAATTAG